DNA from bacterium:
TTGAAATGAAATTTCATCAACGCCTGTTCATTGACCCAATGAGACGATTCGCCTTTCAACAGGCTTACCACCTCGGCTATGCTGCGCTTCAAACCAAGCCCGATCAGGCAATGGACATGGTCTTCTGCCCCGTTAATGGTATCAACATAAATCCCTTCGGTTTTTGCTTTTTCCCTGATATGAAAGATCACCTTGTTCTTTATCTCTTTAGTGAGGTAGGGCAGGCGGTCTTTGGTGCTCCAGACCAGGTGGATCCATATTTTGGAATACGAATGGGGCATTTTTATTCTCCTGTGCTATCCTTAGCCCATACATTAATGTATGGGCTAAGGATTAAATAAACTGTTGTTGGACCATAGTATATAGTTTTGGCACGACAAAAACACCCAAAAACCCAGACCGTTCAAGTTTTCCCAAATATAAGCCCCCAAAGCCCATTTTATGCTTGACATAGCCGAAAGCTATATTATATTATTAGTAGTTACGCGGCATCGCTGGTTTCCGCCTTTATCTGGTTACCCCGCCTACCCCCGCCACACTTCGACTATGCTCAGTGTCCGGCGGAGTGCGGCGGACAGGCTGGTTTCCTTATAAAATCGTAACCTAATCTAAATTTTCCTGTATTCCTGGTTTCCTTATAAAAGCCCTTTAAAACCCACTTGGGAGCTCATCAAAAACCATGCACATCACCGAATACCTGCAGAACCGCAAAAAGACCCTGATCTCCCTGGAGATCACCCCGCCCGAAAAGGGCCACAGCATCCAGAGCATCTACCAGGCGGTGAACCTGCTTAAACCATACGATCCCTCGTTCATCAACGTCACCTACCACCAGCAGAGCATCGTTTACGAGGAAGTGGACGAGGTCATCCGCAAGATCCCCCGCCGCAAGAAGCCCGGCACCGTGGGCATCTGCGCGGCCCTGGCCAACAAGTACCAGATAGAGACCGTGCCCCACCTGATCTGCGGCGGGTTCAACAAGTACGAGACCGAGGACGCTTTAATAGACTTTCACTACCTGGGCTTCACCAACCTGTTCGCGCTGAGGGGCGACCCGCCGCCGGGTTTCGGCGAGTTCGAGCCGGAGAAGGACGGACACCGCTATGCCTCGGAGCTGGTGGAGCAGGCTTCCAACCTGAACAAGGGAAAATACCTGGAGGAGCTGGACGTGGCCGATCCCACCAACTTCTGCGTGGGCGTGGCCGGTTACCCCGAAAAGCACTACGAGTCCCCCAACCTGGACGAGGACATCAAGCATTTAAAGGAGAAGATCGCCGCCGGGGCCAGCTACATCATCACCCAGATGGTCTTCTCGGCCGAGATATTCAAGAACTACGTGGACCGGGTGCGGGCCGAGGGCATCGACGTTCCGGTGATCCCCGGCATCAAGGTCATCACCAGCCCCCGGCAATTGACCGCCATACCAAGAGACTTCCACGTCAACCTGCCCCAGGGCTTGGTGGAGAGAATCTTGGGCGCCAAGGACCCGGCCGCCGCCCGCACGGCCGGAGTGGACTTTGCCACCGAACTCTGCGCCGGGCTGTACCAGCAGAAGGTCCCCTGCCTCCACTTCTACACCATGGGCAGGGGCCAGGCCGTGGCCGAGGTGCTGGAAAACCTGAAACAAAAAGGGATAATATGATGAACGACCGGGAAGGTTTCTTGAACATCTCCCGCCAGAGGATCCTGATCATGGACGGTGGCATGGGCAGCCAGCTTTTTGCGGCGGGATTGAACGACGGGGATTATGGCGGCCACCCCGGCTGTCACGAGTTCCTGTGCCTCTCCCGGCCCGATGTCATCCAGAAGATACACAACGATTACCTTTCGGCCGGGGCCCAGATCATCGAGACCGACAGCTTTGGCGGAGCAAAACACATCCTGGCCGAACACGGCCTGGCCGATAGATGTTTTGAGATCAACCAGCAGGCGGCCCGGCTGGCCAAACAGGCGGCCGAACAATTTTCCAAGGCCGATGATCCAAGATACGCGGCCGGTTCCATGGGCCCGGGTTCAAAACTGCCCGGCCTGGGACAGATCTCATTTGACGAACTGGTGCAGAGCTACCTGCCCCAAGCCCAGGGCCTGCTGGCCGGCGGGGTTGACTGCTTTATAGTGGAGACCTGCCAGGACCTGCTGCAGCTGAAGGCCGCAGTCATCGCCATTGACCGGGCCATGAAGGAACAGGATCAATACCGGCCCATCATCGGCTCGGTGACCATCGACCAGAGCGGACGGACCCTGCTGGGCAGCGACATCGCCGCCGTGCTGGCCGCGCTGGAGCCCCTGCCGCTGGCCGCCATCGGCCTCAACTGCAGTCTGGGGCCAAAGGGCTTGACCGAGGC
Protein-coding regions in this window:
- the tnpA gene encoding IS200/IS605 family transposase; amino-acid sequence: MPHSYSKIWIHLVWSTKDRLPYLTKEIKNKVIFHIREKAKTEGIYVDTINGAEDHVHCLIGLGLKRSIAEVVSLLKGESSHWVNEQALMKFHFNWQIGYGAFSLAESQLDTVRRYILNQEEHHKTKAFEQEYNELLKNKQCGIWG
- a CDS encoding methylenetetrahydrofolate reductase, producing the protein MHITEYLQNRKKTLISLEITPPEKGHSIQSIYQAVNLLKPYDPSFINVTYHQQSIVYEEVDEVIRKIPRRKKPGTVGICAALANKYQIETVPHLICGGFNKYETEDALIDFHYLGFTNLFALRGDPPPGFGEFEPEKDGHRYASELVEQASNLNKGKYLEELDVADPTNFCVGVAGYPEKHYESPNLDEDIKHLKEKIAAGASYIITQMVFSAEIFKNYVDRVRAEGIDVPVIPGIKVITSPRQLTAIPRDFHVNLPQGLVERILGAKDPAAARTAGVDFATELCAGLYQQKVPCLHFYTMGRGQAVAEVLENLKQKGII